From a single Arthrobacter sp. SLBN-112 genomic region:
- a CDS encoding virginiamycin B lyase family protein has protein sequence MKSTPSRPFANPLPAARRALGAAAALLLASAVVAAPAYADESKALDAVGQPVGVATGPDGTLYVSDETYPGGVSVYKPGETAPSRTITTGNGPSSLAVTPDGTLYVAQSEGAQSEIGMVAPGADQVSLVMKVSFGRHRLVVGPDGSLYVVNPEENSLSVVKPGDAWVHRTIQAGRYPVEVALAMDGTAYAANQLAGTVTVIPAGAPSPSHTIDVGAGTHPHGIAAAPNGTVYVANIMTNEVAVIESGGTAVARRIPVGKAPQEVLAAADGTVYVTNSLDDSVSVIPAGAAAATRTIAVGDDPGRMVERGDGSVVVVNRRGKSLTVLDGGPAGTAAPVTPGGGEAAVDDGGGIPGDAVIAQGSFDVALPAVAAGSGLLSLAGAAALVVVLRRRRKVSGAVHPG, from the coding sequence ATGAAATCCACGCCGTCACGCCCGTTTGCCAATCCGCTCCCGGCTGCCCGGAGAGCGCTGGGTGCGGCCGCCGCGCTTTTACTGGCGTCCGCCGTCGTGGCCGCTCCTGCATATGCAGACGAATCGAAGGCCCTTGACGCCGTCGGCCAGCCGGTGGGTGTTGCCACCGGGCCGGACGGCACCCTGTACGTCAGCGACGAAACTTACCCCGGCGGCGTCAGCGTCTACAAGCCGGGGGAGACCGCGCCGTCGCGCACCATCACCACAGGTAATGGTCCTTCGTCGCTGGCTGTGACGCCCGACGGGACGCTGTACGTGGCGCAGAGCGAGGGCGCCCAGTCGGAAATCGGCATGGTGGCGCCCGGCGCGGACCAGGTCTCGCTGGTCATGAAGGTGTCCTTCGGCAGGCACCGGCTGGTGGTGGGGCCGGACGGATCGCTGTACGTGGTCAATCCGGAGGAGAACTCCCTGTCCGTGGTGAAGCCGGGCGATGCGTGGGTGCACCGGACCATCCAGGCCGGCCGGTATCCCGTGGAGGTGGCCCTGGCCATGGACGGGACGGCGTATGCCGCCAACCAGCTCGCGGGCACCGTGACCGTGATTCCCGCCGGTGCGCCGTCGCCGTCGCACACCATCGACGTGGGCGCGGGGACCCACCCGCACGGGATTGCGGCGGCGCCGAACGGAACCGTCTACGTGGCCAACATCATGACCAACGAGGTGGCGGTGATCGAGTCCGGCGGCACCGCGGTGGCGCGGCGGATTCCCGTGGGCAAGGCGCCGCAGGAGGTGCTGGCTGCTGCCGACGGAACCGTGTACGTGACCAACAGCCTGGACGACTCCGTCTCCGTCATTCCCGCCGGCGCGGCGGCTGCCACGCGCACCATCGCCGTCGGCGATGACCCCGGCCGGATGGTTGAGCGCGGCGACGGATCCGTGGTGGTGGTGAACAGGCGTGGCAAGTCCCTGACGGTGCTCGACGGCGGACCGGCCGGCACTGCTGCGCCGGTCACCCCGGGCGGGGGAGAGGCGGCGGTGGACGACGGCGGCGGCATTCCCGGCGACGCCGTGATCGCCCAGGGTTCCTTTGATGTGGCTCTTCCGGCCGTTGCCGCCGGTTCGGGCCTATTGTCCCTGGCCGGTGCTGCTGCGCTGGTTGTGGTGCTGCGGCGCCGCCGGAAGGTCAGCGGCGCTGTCCACCCTGGGTAA
- a CDS encoding amidohydrolase: MTLVLTNVRPWGGDATDVTLDGGAVTAVGPSALDGAASPGADAVDGRGRILLPSFSDVHVHLDSTRLGLPFRPHTGSPGLWNMMLNDRRNWRDAEASITERATHTLGAMIERGTTRVRSYAQVDPDAGLERFEAVLAARETHRDRADVAVIAFPQAGLLREPGSAEVLEEALKLGADVVGGIDPCALDRDPVRHLDIVFGLAEKYGLPVDIHLHEPGQLGLFSTQLILDRTKALGMQGLVTISHAFCLAELPAGELQELIGQMGALDVSVATVAPAGWPLPLQQLVAAGVRVGLGEDGQRDYWSPYGNADMLDRTWQLAFTNKFRADDLIEHCAAVATIGGASVIDPRAQRLGSVADRPGLAVGDPAELVLLEGDSVTAAVMDRLPGRTVIHRGRVVADGLQLV; this comes from the coding sequence ATGACCCTGGTTCTCACCAACGTCCGTCCCTGGGGCGGGGACGCCACTGACGTAACGCTCGACGGCGGGGCGGTCACCGCCGTCGGGCCCTCCGCCTTGGACGGGGCTGCTTCACCCGGCGCTGACGCAGTGGACGGCCGCGGCCGGATCCTGCTGCCGTCCTTCTCCGACGTCCACGTCCACCTCGACTCCACCCGGCTGGGCCTGCCCTTCCGCCCGCACACGGGATCGCCCGGCCTGTGGAACATGATGCTCAACGACCGCCGGAACTGGCGTGATGCCGAAGCCTCCATCACCGAACGGGCCACGCACACCCTCGGCGCGATGATCGAGCGCGGCACCACGCGCGTGCGCAGCTACGCCCAGGTGGACCCCGATGCCGGGCTGGAGCGTTTCGAGGCCGTCCTCGCCGCCCGGGAAACGCACCGGGACCGTGCGGACGTGGCGGTGATCGCGTTCCCGCAGGCCGGGCTGCTCCGGGAGCCGGGCAGCGCCGAGGTGCTGGAGGAGGCACTGAAACTGGGTGCCGATGTTGTGGGCGGGATTGACCCCTGTGCCCTGGACCGCGATCCCGTGCGGCACCTGGACATCGTGTTCGGCCTGGCGGAAAAGTACGGCCTGCCGGTGGACATCCACCTGCACGAACCCGGCCAGCTGGGCTTGTTCAGCACCCAGCTGATCCTGGACCGCACCAAGGCGCTGGGCATGCAGGGGCTGGTGACCATCTCGCACGCCTTCTGCCTGGCGGAACTGCCCGCCGGCGAGCTCCAGGAGCTCATCGGCCAGATGGGCGCCCTGGACGTTTCCGTTGCCACCGTGGCCCCGGCCGGGTGGCCGCTGCCGCTGCAGCAGCTGGTGGCCGCCGGTGTCCGGGTGGGCCTTGGCGAGGACGGCCAGCGCGACTACTGGTCCCCCTATGGGAACGCGGACATGCTGGACCGGACCTGGCAGCTGGCGTTCACCAACAAATTCCGGGCGGACGACCTGATCGAGCACTGCGCGGCCGTGGCCACCATCGGCGGCGCCAGTGTCATCGACCCAAGGGCGCAGCGGCTTGGCTCCGTCGCGGACCGGCCGGGGCTTGCTGTTGGTGATCCGGCTGAACTGGTGCTCCTGGAGGGCGACTCCGTGACCGCGGCCGTCATGGATAGGCTCCCCGGCCGCACCGTGATCCATCGGGGACGGGTGGTGGCCGACGGGCTGCAGCTGGTGTGA
- a CDS encoding sensor histidine kinase, with the protein MSKVARSGPAGVNRSPGFTRADFAVVLLAFALELASFFPATSGSLSGVLAVAAFVYVAIGFIPLFWRHRAPVKVFAGLLLHQAIFVVFLTPAYFNFSEVYRVPYMPITTVLVALAAVASDRPLRQSLTALITAVAFPVLITSRGRPFDEDLWFIGTGAVWLGGAWAFGRFVARNRLRINSLEEERRRAEAAIAQERAHIAAELHDIVSHAVTVMMLHAAGGRRVIDTDPQRAAQALEVIESVGTEATQELARLLRLLKPHDATADEQQQSPLPTLSDIHGLIEPVRSAGVQVDVKASGEAGKLDPSVGHAAYRVVQESLTNISKHAGSGTNALVDLRWEPRTLTLNISDDGGGRPENHLDGTSGYGLLGLKERVEVAGGSIEWGPRDKGFFLSAHLPSSP; encoded by the coding sequence ATGTCCAAGGTGGCACGCTCCGGTCCGGCGGGGGTGAACCGGTCACCTGGCTTCACCAGGGCAGACTTCGCGGTCGTGCTGCTGGCCTTTGCCCTCGAGCTCGCCAGCTTTTTTCCGGCCACCTCCGGCTCGCTCTCCGGAGTCCTGGCCGTTGCGGCTTTTGTTTACGTGGCGATCGGATTCATCCCACTCTTTTGGAGGCACCGCGCCCCGGTGAAGGTTTTCGCCGGGCTCTTGCTGCATCAGGCGATCTTCGTAGTCTTCCTCACTCCGGCGTACTTCAACTTCTCAGAGGTCTACCGGGTCCCGTACATGCCGATAACCACTGTCCTGGTTGCGCTGGCCGCAGTGGCATCCGATCGCCCACTTCGGCAGTCCCTGACAGCCCTCATTACCGCAGTTGCCTTCCCTGTCCTGATCACTTCACGCGGCAGGCCGTTTGATGAGGATCTGTGGTTCATCGGTACCGGGGCCGTCTGGCTGGGAGGGGCGTGGGCCTTTGGCCGTTTTGTGGCACGAAACCGTCTCCGCATCAACTCTCTGGAGGAAGAACGGCGCAGGGCTGAAGCCGCCATCGCCCAGGAACGCGCGCACATCGCCGCGGAACTGCACGACATCGTCTCCCACGCCGTCACGGTGATGATGCTGCACGCCGCCGGTGGACGCAGGGTTATTGACACCGATCCCCAACGTGCCGCCCAGGCCCTGGAAGTGATCGAATCCGTCGGTACAGAGGCCACACAGGAACTGGCACGGCTGCTGAGGCTGTTGAAGCCGCACGACGCGACGGCGGACGAACAACAGCAAAGCCCGCTGCCGACGCTGAGTGACATTCATGGGCTGATAGAGCCGGTCCGTTCAGCAGGAGTGCAGGTGGACGTGAAAGCCTCCGGAGAAGCTGGGAAGCTGGACCCCAGCGTAGGCCATGCCGCTTACCGGGTGGTGCAGGAGTCGCTGACGAACATTTCCAAGCACGCCGGATCGGGAACGAATGCACTCGTCGATCTCCGGTGGGAACCCCGGACGCTGACCCTCAACATTTCCGACGACGGGGGCGGCAGGCCCGAGAATCATCTTGACGGTACGTCAGGCTACGGGCTCCTGGGGCTTAAGGAGAGAGTGGAGGTCGCGGGAGGAAGCATTGAATGGGGACCGAGAGATAAAGGATTCTTCCTCAGCGCCCACCTTCCCTCCTCGCCTTAG
- a CDS encoding PEP/pyruvate-binding domain-containing protein — translation MTYVKELGDVRQEDVALAGGKAVGLGGLIQAGLPVPPGFVLTTAAYQDFVTHNQLEAAIQELATLNPSASPQDYEEASARISSLFRGGTMPAGIAAELEAAYAQLGRETAVSVRSSATAEDLASASFAGQQETYLNVNGTKALTQAVISCWASLWTARAMAYRARAGVRPDQVRLAVVVQQMVEADAAGVMFTANPANGRRDQTVISAAWGLGEAVVSGTVTTDDLVVESATGRVLSRQTADKEVMTVPAENGTAEQPVAEARRRAPVLDDAAAADLARYGQRSADHFGAPQDIEWARAGRRFFLLQSRPITALPEPAADVPDTWPVPYPKGMYFRASIVEQMPDPLTPLFADLIDGSVTRSLSALMNQMLGPKSVRDGEVRFPTINGYAYYYYRNLAMLRMTGKTVPALGALFSGKAHMGITGWRDYSHPRYERVVRDWSVTPPLELSGDRLLTGVQALLDAGTVYYTAVQSIIPLAAMSELSFRAFYDKAVRRDGDPPAQAFLLGFDSEPIRGEKSLYDLAGWARSDPALAAALLERPTAELAECQRTGSAPGGVEDVLWQEWRFTFQEHLDLYGHAVYNLDFATPVPADDPSAQLETVRFYLRGQGIDPHERQRQLTERREELTREMAARLGRHRRALFFRLLRWAQEAAPIREDALADVGLAWPLLRRMLLELGRRLVSSGVLAATEDVFWLRHQELQAAVDFGLAEAGSHGGAAIAGADRPVRAAVVEERKMLWRGQAKAAAPQMLPESKWMERSFGSWMPAGSQHQAGDVIKGAGASSGKVTAQARVLRGPGDFGLLQPGEVLVARITTPAWTPLFAMASAVVTDVGGPLSHSSIVAREYGIPAVLGTGVATQRLAAVQQVTVDGDAGTVTIRHPATSGQR, via the coding sequence ATGACGTACGTCAAGGAATTGGGCGATGTCCGGCAGGAGGATGTGGCCCTGGCCGGCGGAAAGGCGGTGGGCCTGGGCGGCCTGATCCAGGCCGGCCTGCCCGTCCCGCCGGGGTTTGTCCTGACCACGGCCGCCTATCAGGACTTCGTCACGCACAACCAGCTCGAGGCGGCGATCCAGGAGCTCGCCACGCTGAATCCGAGCGCGTCGCCGCAGGACTACGAGGAAGCCTCCGCGCGGATCAGTTCGCTGTTCAGGGGCGGCACCATGCCGGCCGGAATCGCCGCAGAACTCGAAGCAGCCTATGCACAGCTCGGCCGGGAAACGGCAGTGTCGGTACGCTCCTCCGCCACCGCCGAGGACCTCGCATCCGCCAGTTTCGCCGGCCAGCAGGAAACCTACCTGAACGTCAACGGCACGAAGGCACTGACCCAGGCCGTCATCAGCTGCTGGGCGTCGCTCTGGACGGCACGCGCCATGGCCTACCGTGCCCGCGCAGGCGTGCGTCCTGACCAGGTGCGGCTCGCCGTCGTGGTCCAGCAGATGGTGGAGGCGGACGCGGCCGGGGTCATGTTTACCGCCAATCCCGCGAACGGCCGCCGCGACCAGACGGTGATCAGCGCCGCGTGGGGCCTGGGCGAGGCCGTGGTCAGCGGCACGGTCACCACGGACGACCTGGTGGTCGAGTCCGCCACGGGCCGGGTCCTCTCTCGGCAAACAGCCGACAAGGAGGTCATGACCGTGCCCGCGGAGAATGGAACGGCCGAGCAGCCGGTGGCGGAAGCCCGCCGTCGTGCGCCCGTCCTGGACGATGCCGCGGCAGCCGACCTCGCCCGCTACGGCCAGCGGAGCGCAGACCACTTTGGCGCGCCGCAGGACATCGAATGGGCGCGGGCCGGCCGCCGGTTCTTCCTGTTGCAGTCCCGGCCCATCACCGCGCTGCCCGAACCCGCGGCCGACGTCCCCGATACCTGGCCGGTGCCCTATCCCAAGGGGATGTATTTCCGGGCGAGCATCGTGGAGCAGATGCCGGACCCGCTCACCCCGCTCTTCGCCGACCTCATCGACGGCTCCGTGACCCGCTCGCTGTCTGCCCTGATGAACCAGATGCTGGGCCCTAAATCCGTGCGCGACGGCGAGGTGCGGTTTCCCACCATCAACGGCTACGCCTATTACTACTACCGCAACCTGGCCATGCTGCGGATGACGGGGAAGACGGTCCCGGCGCTGGGCGCGCTGTTCAGCGGCAAGGCGCACATGGGCATCACCGGCTGGCGCGACTATTCGCACCCACGCTACGAACGGGTGGTCAGGGACTGGTCCGTGACCCCGCCGTTGGAACTCTCCGGCGATCGGCTGCTCACCGGGGTGCAGGCGCTCCTGGACGCCGGAACCGTCTACTACACCGCCGTGCAGTCCATCATCCCGCTCGCCGCCATGAGCGAGCTCTCCTTCCGGGCCTTTTATGACAAGGCAGTGCGGCGTGACGGCGATCCCCCGGCCCAGGCGTTCCTGCTGGGCTTCGACAGCGAACCCATCCGGGGGGAAAAGTCCCTCTACGACCTGGCAGGGTGGGCGCGCAGCGATCCCGCGCTGGCTGCGGCGTTGCTGGAACGGCCGACGGCGGAACTCGCCGAGTGCCAGCGGACCGGTTCCGCGCCGGGAGGGGTGGAGGACGTCCTGTGGCAGGAATGGCGCTTCACCTTCCAGGAGCACCTGGACCTCTACGGCCACGCCGTCTACAACCTGGATTTCGCCACGCCCGTTCCGGCCGATGACCCGTCCGCACAGCTCGAAACGGTGAGGTTTTACCTCCGGGGGCAGGGCATCGATCCGCATGAGCGGCAGCGACAGCTGACCGAACGCCGGGAGGAACTCACCCGGGAGATGGCCGCCCGGCTGGGGCGCCACCGCCGTGCCCTGTTCTTCCGACTGCTCCGCTGGGCGCAGGAGGCGGCGCCGATCCGCGAAGACGCGCTGGCCGACGTCGGACTGGCCTGGCCGCTGCTGCGGCGCATGCTGCTGGAACTCGGGCGGCGGCTGGTGTCCTCGGGCGTGCTTGCCGCGACGGAGGACGTGTTCTGGCTGCGGCACCAGGAGCTGCAGGCCGCCGTCGACTTCGGCCTCGCCGAAGCCGGTTCCCATGGGGGCGCTGCCATTGCCGGGGCCGACCGTCCCGTCCGGGCCGCCGTCGTGGAGGAGCGGAAGATGCTGTGGCGGGGCCAGGCGAAGGCCGCGGCACCGCAGATGCTGCCCGAGAGCAAATGGATGGAGCGGTCGTTCGGGTCGTGGATGCCCGCGGGTTCCCAGCATCAGGCCGGGGATGTGATCAAGGGCGCCGGCGCGAGCTCCGGAAAGGTCACCGCGCAGGCCCGCGTGCTGCGGGGCCCCGGGGATTTCGGGCTGCTGCAGCCCGGTGAGGTGCTGGTGGCCCGCATCACCACTCCCGCGTGGACGCCGCTGTTTGCGATGGCGTCAGCGGTGGTGACGGACGTGGGCGGACCGCTCAGCCATAGCTCCATCGTGGCCCGCGAATACGGCATCCCGGCCGTCCTGGGCACCGGGGTGGCGACGCAGCGGCTGGCCGCCGTTCAGCAGGTCACGGTTGATGGCGACGCCGGTACGGTCACCATCAGGCATCCGGCCACCAGCGGGCAACGTTAG
- a CDS encoding GYD domain-containing protein, with translation MPKYLFEATYMGQGIKGLMQEGGTRRRDALTEALKSVGGTLDSFYYAFGYYDVLGVFDVPDDASAAALSLLINSSGSVNVRLKPLLSVEDLDEAAKKTPSYRAPGQ, from the coding sequence ATGCCGAAGTATCTGTTTGAGGCCACCTACATGGGCCAGGGCATCAAGGGGCTCATGCAGGAGGGCGGCACCAGGCGACGCGATGCGCTGACCGAGGCCTTGAAATCCGTGGGCGGGACGCTGGACAGCTTCTACTACGCCTTTGGCTACTACGACGTCCTGGGCGTTTTCGACGTGCCGGATGACGCAAGTGCCGCGGCGTTGTCGCTGCTGATCAATTCCAGCGGTAGCGTCAACGTCCGCTTGAAGCCGCTGCTGAGCGTGGAGGACCTGGACGAGGCCGCCAAGAAGACGCCGTCCTACCGCGCGCCGGGACAGTAG
- a CDS encoding DUF2306 domain-containing protein produces the protein MNTAAIPRSRPAPRARWFIPTALILLSLVPILAGTLRLTQLAGGQVTPENARFFDSPLPVLIHIPTVTLYLVLGAFQFVPPLRRGKRGRASWHKVAGRILAPTGLLAALSGLWMAVFYDLPPLDGPLLLVLRLVFGSAMVAFIILGFIAVRGRNYVRHSEWMSRAYAIGIAQGTIVVVTLPWIALVGPVTELSRALLIGASWVLSLAVAEFFIHRRARGPAPGGELLRGGAAGPDQPAII, from the coding sequence ATGAACACCGCAGCTATTCCCCGTTCCCGCCCCGCCCCCAGGGCCCGCTGGTTCATTCCAACCGCCCTGATCCTCCTCAGCCTCGTCCCGATCCTGGCCGGCACGCTACGCCTGACCCAGCTGGCGGGCGGCCAGGTAACACCGGAAAACGCCAGGTTCTTTGATTCACCCCTTCCGGTGCTGATCCATATCCCCACAGTCACTCTGTATCTGGTGCTGGGCGCCTTCCAGTTCGTTCCCCCGCTCCGCCGGGGCAAGCGCGGCAGGGCCAGCTGGCACAAGGTTGCCGGCCGCATTCTCGCCCCAACCGGCCTGCTCGCCGCGCTGTCCGGCTTGTGGATGGCCGTCTTCTATGACCTGCCACCACTGGACGGGCCACTGCTGCTGGTCCTTCGGCTGGTGTTCGGGTCTGCGATGGTGGCGTTCATCATCCTGGGGTTCATCGCGGTGCGGGGTCGGAACTACGTCCGGCACAGCGAGTGGATGTCCCGGGCGTACGCCATCGGCATTGCCCAGGGAACCATCGTGGTGGTCACCCTCCCCTGGATCGCGCTGGTGGGGCCGGTCACTGAGCTCAGCCGGGCTCTGCTGATCGGAGCCTCCTGGGTGCTCAGCCTGGCCGTCGCCGAGTTCTTTATCCATCGCCGCGCCCGTGGACCCGCTCCTGGAGGAGAGCTACTCCGCGGCGGCGCCGCCGGCCCTGACCAGCCCGCCATCATCTAA